A window of Rhinatrema bivittatum chromosome 2, aRhiBiv1.1, whole genome shotgun sequence contains these coding sequences:
- the LOC115083678 gene encoding gastrula zinc finger protein XlCGF58.1-like isoform X2, producing MKENYETLSSLDSEVMQEVTREENREEHPIVLTLTAEQSGNVCENLSQGTEGGDMSQSQQESEKKEREPAGESPDGVTACERSDREFTDIPEHQRDLRAERPFQNNKSVQMTSDLHQREDKRKKSFHCDTCAKTFDRKCHFVLHQKTHTGARPFPCSQCEKCFKQKETLKLHQRIHTQGNTFSCIECKRNFSSRESLVIHQSTHTGKRPSHCPQDGESYSSEFSLLHHQKMETEERTFSCSESGGNIIQRQGLIINKKTQREEEICMSTDDDRNFNQKENFTEQLKFQPGERPISSSECSKMLGYEKVFSRDGKTHCHARPLSCSQAEQCLNRKTDNSQQKKISKVESQFICTECGKSFRHKYTLTNHQRIHTGLKPFPCSECDKCFKIKGEMRCHQRIHTGEKPFTCTECGKSFSRQGHVKHHQRIHSGEKPFTCIGCGKSFGHKYTLTIHQRIHTGLKPFPCSECDKCFRTKGEMKSHQKTHTGEKPFTCSECGKCFKTKGEMKSHQSIHTGFKPFQCSECDKCFRTKGEMKSHQKTHTVEKPFTCSECGKCFKTKGEMKSHQSIHTGFKPFPCSECDKCFRTKGKMKSHQKTHTGEKPFTCSECGKCFKTKGEMKSHQRIHTGVKPFPCSECDKSFRSKGEMKSHQRIHTGERPFACTECGKSFRRKEHMEKHQRTHSGEKPFICIECGKTFSQKISLIWHQRIHTGVKQFPCSECNRFFRTKGALRIHQRIYTGERPFTCSECDKSFKSKGDMRRHQKIHTGEKPFTCTECGKCFSQKGHFKYHQRIHTGEKPYTCSECGKSFHQKGYLTYHQKIHTGV from the coding sequence ACAGTGAGGTCATGCAGGAAGTGACGAgggaggagaatcgagaagaacacCCTATAGTATTGACACTTACAGCAGAACAATCAGGAAATGTCTGTGAGAATCTTTCCCAGGGGACTGAGGGGGGAGACATGAGCCAAAGTCAGCAGGAATCAGAGAAGAAGGAGCGAGAACCTGCAGGAGAGTCACCGGATGGAGTCACTGCTTGTGAGAGAAGTGACAGGGAGTTCACAGACATCCCTGAGCACCAGAGAGAcctgagagcagagagacccttccAGAATAATAAGAGTGTtcaaatgacttctgacctcCACCAGCGAGAAGACAAAAGGAAGAAATCCTTTCACTGTGACACCTGTGCGAAAACGTTtgataggaaatgtcattttgtattGCACCAGAAAACCCACACAGGAGCGAGACCTTTTCCATGCTCTCAGTGtgaaaaatgtttcaaacagAAGGAAACCCTGAaattacaccagagaatccacactcaAGGGAATACTTTCAGTTGTATTGAATGTAAGAGAAACTTTTCTAGCAGGGAATCCTTAGTAATACACCAAAGTACACACACAGGTAAGAGACCGTCTCATTGCCCTCAAGATGGGGAATCTTACAGCTCTGAGTTCTCTTTATTACATCACCAGAAAATGGAGACCgaagagagaacattttcatgttctgaaagTGGAGGAAACATCATTCAAAGGCAAGgcctaataataaataaaaaaacacagagagaagaagaaatatGCATGTCTACTGACGATGACAGAAACTTCAATCAGAAAGAAAACTTCACAGAACAACTAAAATTCCAACCTGGAGAGAGACCAATTTCAAGTAGTGAATGCAGTAAAATGTTAGGTTATGAGAAAGTCTTTTCAAGAGATGGAAAAACACATTGTCATGCGAGACCATTGTCTTGCAGCCAGGCTGAACAATGCTTGAATAGGAAGACGGACAATTCACAACAGAAGAAAATCTCCAAAGTAGAAAGTCAATttatatgtactgagtgtggtaaaagctttaggcATAAATACACTCTGACAAaccaccagagaatccatactggattGAAACCCTTTCCATGCTCTGAGTGTGATAAATGCTTTAAGATTAAGGGAGAAATGAGAtgccatcagagaatccacaccggagagaaaccatttacatgtaccgaatgtggtaaaagcttcagtcggCAAGGGCACGTCAAACACCATCAGAGAATTCAttcaggagagaaaccatttacatgtattgggtgtggtaaaagctttgggCATAAATACACTCTGAcaatccaccagagaatccatactggattGAAGCCATTTCCATGCTCTGAGTGTGATAAATGTTTTAGGACTAAGGGAGAAATGAAAAGCCATCAGAAaacccacacaggagagaaaccatttacttgTTCTGAGTGTGGTAAATGCTTTAAAACTAAGGGAGAAATGAAAAGCCATCAGAGTATCCACACTGGATTCAAACCATTTCAATGTTCTGAGTGTGATAAATGTTTTAGGACTAAGGGAGAAATGAAAAGCCATCAGAAAACCCACACAGTAGAGAAACCATTTACTTGTTCTGAGTGTGGTAAATGCTTTAAAACTAAGGGAGAAATGAAAAGCCATCAGAGTATCCACACTGGATTCaaaccatttccatgttctgaGTGTGATAAATGTTTTAGGACTAAGGGAAAAATGAAAAGCCATCAGAAaacccacacaggagagaaaccatttacttgTTCTGAGTGTGGTAAATGCTTTAAAACTAAGGGAGAAATGAAAagccatcagagaatccacactggagtcaAACCATTTCCTTgttctgagtgtgataaaagttttAGGTCCAAGGGAGAAATGAAAagccatcagagaatccatacaggagagagaccatttgcatgtactgaatgtggtaaaagcttccgtCGGAAAGAACACATGGAAAAGCACCAGAGAACTCActcaggagagaaaccatttatatgTATTGAATGTGGTAAAACTTTCAGTCAAAAGATATCTCTCATatggcatcagagaatccacactggagtaaAACAATTTCCATGTTCTGAGTGTAATAGATTTTTTAGGACAAAAGGAGCACTAAGAATCCATCAGAGAATCtatacaggagagagaccatttacatgctctgagtgtgataaaagctttaaGAGCAAGGGAGACATGAGACgccatcagaaaatccacacaggagagaaaccatttacatgtactgaatgtggtaaatgtTTTAGTCAGAAAGGACACTTCAAATACCATCAGAGAATtcatacaggagagaaaccatataCTTGTAGTGAGTGTGGGAAAAGTTTTCATCAGAAAGGATACCTCACATAtcatcagaaaatccacactggagTGTGA
- the LOC115083678 gene encoding gastrula zinc finger protein XlCGF58.1-like isoform X1 has translation MKENYETLSSLADSEVMQEVTREENREEHPIVLTLTAEQSGNVCENLSQGTEGGDMSQSQQESEKKEREPAGESPDGVTACERSDREFTDIPEHQRDLRAERPFQNNKSVQMTSDLHQREDKRKKSFHCDTCAKTFDRKCHFVLHQKTHTGARPFPCSQCEKCFKQKETLKLHQRIHTQGNTFSCIECKRNFSSRESLVIHQSTHTGKRPSHCPQDGESYSSEFSLLHHQKMETEERTFSCSESGGNIIQRQGLIINKKTQREEEICMSTDDDRNFNQKENFTEQLKFQPGERPISSSECSKMLGYEKVFSRDGKTHCHARPLSCSQAEQCLNRKTDNSQQKKISKVESQFICTECGKSFRHKYTLTNHQRIHTGLKPFPCSECDKCFKIKGEMRCHQRIHTGEKPFTCTECGKSFSRQGHVKHHQRIHSGEKPFTCIGCGKSFGHKYTLTIHQRIHTGLKPFPCSECDKCFRTKGEMKSHQKTHTGEKPFTCSECGKCFKTKGEMKSHQSIHTGFKPFQCSECDKCFRTKGEMKSHQKTHTVEKPFTCSECGKCFKTKGEMKSHQSIHTGFKPFPCSECDKCFRTKGKMKSHQKTHTGEKPFTCSECGKCFKTKGEMKSHQRIHTGVKPFPCSECDKSFRSKGEMKSHQRIHTGERPFACTECGKSFRRKEHMEKHQRTHSGEKPFICIECGKTFSQKISLIWHQRIHTGVKQFPCSECNRFFRTKGALRIHQRIYTGERPFTCSECDKSFKSKGDMRRHQKIHTGEKPFTCTECGKCFSQKGHFKYHQRIHTGEKPYTCSECGKSFHQKGYLTYHQKIHTGV, from the coding sequence CAGACAGTGAGGTCATGCAGGAAGTGACGAgggaggagaatcgagaagaacacCCTATAGTATTGACACTTACAGCAGAACAATCAGGAAATGTCTGTGAGAATCTTTCCCAGGGGACTGAGGGGGGAGACATGAGCCAAAGTCAGCAGGAATCAGAGAAGAAGGAGCGAGAACCTGCAGGAGAGTCACCGGATGGAGTCACTGCTTGTGAGAGAAGTGACAGGGAGTTCACAGACATCCCTGAGCACCAGAGAGAcctgagagcagagagacccttccAGAATAATAAGAGTGTtcaaatgacttctgacctcCACCAGCGAGAAGACAAAAGGAAGAAATCCTTTCACTGTGACACCTGTGCGAAAACGTTtgataggaaatgtcattttgtattGCACCAGAAAACCCACACAGGAGCGAGACCTTTTCCATGCTCTCAGTGtgaaaaatgtttcaaacagAAGGAAACCCTGAaattacaccagagaatccacactcaAGGGAATACTTTCAGTTGTATTGAATGTAAGAGAAACTTTTCTAGCAGGGAATCCTTAGTAATACACCAAAGTACACACACAGGTAAGAGACCGTCTCATTGCCCTCAAGATGGGGAATCTTACAGCTCTGAGTTCTCTTTATTACATCACCAGAAAATGGAGACCgaagagagaacattttcatgttctgaaagTGGAGGAAACATCATTCAAAGGCAAGgcctaataataaataaaaaaacacagagagaagaagaaatatGCATGTCTACTGACGATGACAGAAACTTCAATCAGAAAGAAAACTTCACAGAACAACTAAAATTCCAACCTGGAGAGAGACCAATTTCAAGTAGTGAATGCAGTAAAATGTTAGGTTATGAGAAAGTCTTTTCAAGAGATGGAAAAACACATTGTCATGCGAGACCATTGTCTTGCAGCCAGGCTGAACAATGCTTGAATAGGAAGACGGACAATTCACAACAGAAGAAAATCTCCAAAGTAGAAAGTCAATttatatgtactgagtgtggtaaaagctttaggcATAAATACACTCTGACAAaccaccagagaatccatactggattGAAACCCTTTCCATGCTCTGAGTGTGATAAATGCTTTAAGATTAAGGGAGAAATGAGAtgccatcagagaatccacaccggagagaaaccatttacatgtaccgaatgtggtaaaagcttcagtcggCAAGGGCACGTCAAACACCATCAGAGAATTCAttcaggagagaaaccatttacatgtattgggtgtggtaaaagctttgggCATAAATACACTCTGAcaatccaccagagaatccatactggattGAAGCCATTTCCATGCTCTGAGTGTGATAAATGTTTTAGGACTAAGGGAGAAATGAAAAGCCATCAGAAaacccacacaggagagaaaccatttacttgTTCTGAGTGTGGTAAATGCTTTAAAACTAAGGGAGAAATGAAAAGCCATCAGAGTATCCACACTGGATTCAAACCATTTCAATGTTCTGAGTGTGATAAATGTTTTAGGACTAAGGGAGAAATGAAAAGCCATCAGAAAACCCACACAGTAGAGAAACCATTTACTTGTTCTGAGTGTGGTAAATGCTTTAAAACTAAGGGAGAAATGAAAAGCCATCAGAGTATCCACACTGGATTCaaaccatttccatgttctgaGTGTGATAAATGTTTTAGGACTAAGGGAAAAATGAAAAGCCATCAGAAaacccacacaggagagaaaccatttacttgTTCTGAGTGTGGTAAATGCTTTAAAACTAAGGGAGAAATGAAAagccatcagagaatccacactggagtcaAACCATTTCCTTgttctgagtgtgataaaagttttAGGTCCAAGGGAGAAATGAAAagccatcagagaatccatacaggagagagaccatttgcatgtactgaatgtggtaaaagcttccgtCGGAAAGAACACATGGAAAAGCACCAGAGAACTCActcaggagagaaaccatttatatgTATTGAATGTGGTAAAACTTTCAGTCAAAAGATATCTCTCATatggcatcagagaatccacactggagtaaAACAATTTCCATGTTCTGAGTGTAATAGATTTTTTAGGACAAAAGGAGCACTAAGAATCCATCAGAGAATCtatacaggagagagaccatttacatgctctgagtgtgataaaagctttaaGAGCAAGGGAGACATGAGACgccatcagaaaatccacacaggagagaaaccatttacatgtactgaatgtggtaaatgtTTTAGTCAGAAAGGACACTTCAAATACCATCAGAGAATtcatacaggagagaaaccatataCTTGTAGTGAGTGTGGGAAAAGTTTTCATCAGAAAGGATACCTCACATAtcatcagaaaatccacactggagTGTGA